CCTTTACATATTTCAAAAAGCTTTGTCGTATTTGAACTATTATAGCCGCCAAGTATAATCATGGCATCTACAGTCTTTGAAAGCTCTTCTGCTGTTTTTTGTCTAACTTCTGTTGCATTGCATATAGTGTTAAAAGCAATAAATTCCTTGCAGTTTTTAACTATAGCTTGTAAAACGCTTTCCCAATTCTGTTGCTTTTCTGTGGTTTGTGATACTACGCAAACTCTTCTAGTCAAGTTTGAAAGATCTTCTCCCCTCTTGGCTATTATAGCCTTGTTATCACACCAGCCATTTATTCCAACAACCTCAGGATGATCCTTGTCACCTACTATAACTACCGAATATCCTGCATCAGAGTATTCCTTTACCTTCCTTTGAATATTTGATACATAAGGACAAGTATTATCAACTACCTTTATACCTTTGCTTTTTAATTGTTCTAAAACCAGAGGAGTAACACCATGCGACCTTATGATTACAACATCTTTATCCGTCAAATCCTCTATGTCTGTAAGCTCAATTGGATATATATCATTTCCTTTTAAGTATTCAACAACATCTTTATTATGTATAAGAGGACCTAGTGTATATATTCTTTGTTCATAATTCTCTTTTACCTTTATAGCTTCATCTACTGCTCTTTTAACTCCAAAACAAAAACCTGCTTTGTCTGCCACAAATACTTCCATAATACCATGCTATAAGATATATAGCCTTACTCCCTCCGTTATTGTATATTTTATAATTTAGTCCTTGAAATGATGTAGTCTGCCATCTTATCTACAACCCGCTCAATGGTTAAGTTAGAAGAATCTATTTCAATAGCATCCTCTGCCTTAGTTAAAGGATTAACTTCTCTGTGAGAATCTATGTAGTCTCTTCTTTTTATATCTTCTAAAAGTTCTTCATAATTAACTTCAATTCCTTTTTCGCAAAACTCCTTGTATCTTCTTGAAGCTCTTTCCTCTGCGCTTGCAGTTAAGTAAAACTTAAAAGGCGCATCCTTTAATACTACGGTTCCAATATCTCTCCCGTCCATTACAACATTGTATTTCTCGGACATCTTTTGTTGAAGATAAACCAACCGCTCTCTAACTTCCGGAATTGCCGCATAATTTGATACATTATTGCTTATCGAAGGCATGCAAACCTGTTCGCTGATATTCTCATTATTAAGTATTAAATCATCATTTTTAAAGTGCATATCAAGGCTGTCTACTAAGTCTAATAGTCTTTCTTTATCCTCTGGAGCAATATTTTCTTCCATTGCCCTTAGAGTTACAGCCCTATACATTGCACCAGTATTTATATACATAAGATTAAATCTTTTTGCTAAAATCTTTGCAATAGTACTTTTACCCGCACCTGCCGGACCATCTATAGCTACTGATAATCTCAATTCCATACTTCCTTTCCGAATAAGCTAAATACCAACCTTATAGTAATTCTATATAAATTTCTAAAATCCTTTATTTAATATCAAATAAATCTTTTCTTAAATTTTTAGCTTCATTAAGATATATGTATTTTATATCTTTCTTTTCTTTTATGTCCAACAGGATTAAAACCCTAATGCAAAGCTTTAAAGAACCTTCCACATGCATTTCATTGAAATGCATAATAGCAGTTCTATTTAGATTAAAAGCCTCCCTTACGTACTTGCCAGGATAAGCTTTAGTTATATCTCGAGTGCAGGAAAAGAATATAGAAGTAATGTCGTCGACATTAATATCATTTTGTTTAATCATCTCTTCAAATAATTCTAAGGAAGCTTTTTTGATTTCCGCTTCAGAATTATAAGAAATAGTCGTAGCTCCTCTTACTGATAACAATTTTATTCACCTACCCTGCTTCCAGCAAGGAATCCTGTTGAAAGCGCAATTTGAATGTTATAACCTCCAGTATAAGCGTCTACATCTATAACCTCACCAGCAAAATAAAGATTTTCTATAACCTTTGACTGCATGGTAGATGGATCTATTTCTTTTGTATCAATTCCTCCTGAAGTTACAATGGCTTCCTCAATAGGTCTTACACCGGTTATACTTAAAGTGAAGTTTTTAAGAAGTTTTACAAGATTTTTTCTTTCTTCCCGGGTTATCAAATTAACCTTTTTGTCTTCATCTATTTCTGATAATCTTACAACGACATCAATAAGCTTTTTAGGAAGTAATTCATCCAATGAATTTCTAAAATCCTTGTTAGAATACTTTGCAAAATCACTTTGAACTCTTTTATCAAGCTCGTCAAAACCTAAAGCAGGCTTAAGATCTATAACGGCTTTTAGCTTTAAATTTTCTCTAACTACTCCGCTAGCGCTTAAAACAAGAGGTCCTGAAATGCCAAAGTGAGTAAAGAGCATCTCTCCAAAGTCCTTAAACAAAGACTTTCCTTTACTATCAACAATGCTTAATTCAACATTTTTTAAAGATAATCCTTGTAAATCTTTTATCCAATCCTCAGATGAAGTTATTGGAATCAAAGATGGTCTTGGAGTTACAATATTATGTCCTAATTCCTTTGCAAAGCTTAAGCCTTCGCCAGTTGATCCAGTTCTAGGGTATGACATTCCCCCTGTGCACAAGATGAAGTAATCTCCATTAATTATTTTGTCATTAGAAAGAAAAACTGCTTTTATCTTATTATTCTCATAAATCATTTTTTTTACAGATGAATTTAGCAGAACTTTAATTTTACGCCTTTCAAGCTCTCTTTGAAAGGCGCCTATTATATCAGAAGATTTATCTGATGTTGGAAAAACTCTATCGCCTCTTTCTACTTTGAGCTTAACGCCTAAATCTTCAAAGAACTTTATTGTATCTTCGTTTGTGTATGTATATAAAGCGCTGTATAAGAAATAAGGATTTCCTGGTATATAATTAAAAAATTCACTTATCTCTTTAGCATTGGTTATATTGCATCTGCCTTTTCCTGTTATAAAAAGTTTTTTTCCAAGCTTTTCATTTTTTTCTAGCAGTATAACCTCATGTTTATCTGACGCTGCTATTGCAGCCATCATTCCTGCAGGTCCTCCGCCAATTACTATTACTTTGGACAATAAATCACCACCATTCATATTCACTATTATAATTTAATATAATAGAACAATTTATTCAACAATAAATATTAAAAAGTGCTAGAAAATAGAAAAGAGAGCCTCAATAAGCTCTCTTTTACAAAAATTACTTTCTAATAGTTTCCTTGAGCATGCATTGCTTCTGCAACCTTTACAAAACCAGCTATATTAGCACCTGCAACTAGGTTGTAACCAAAGCCGTAGTTTTCTGAAGCATTCTTGCAGTTGTTGTATATGTTAATCATTATTTGATGAAGCTTAGCATCAACTTCTTCAGCTGTCCAAGCCATTCTCATGCTGTTTTGTGACATTTCAAGAGCAGAAGTAGCAACTCCACCAGCATTAGCAGCCTTTGCAGGTCCTACTATTACTCCATTAGCAAGGAAGTACTGTACTGCTTCGTTAGTACATGGCATATTTGCAGCTTCAGCAACAAATTTAGTTCCGTTAGCAACTATTTGTTTAGCATGTTCAAGCTGAATATCGTTTTGAACTGCACAAGGCATAACTATATCAGCTTTTACCCCCCATGGCTTTTGTCCTGGGAAGAACTCTACACCATACTTGTCAGCGTAATCCTTAACTCTTGCACCTTTGTTTATTTTAAGCATTTCAGCTAAGTAGTCTATCTTTTCTCCTGTAACTCCAGCTGGGTCGTAAATATATCCGTCCGGACCTGATAGAGTAACAACTTTTCCTCCAAGCTGTTCTATCTTTCTGCAAGCACCCCAAGCAACGTTACCAAATCCTGATATAGCTACAGTTTTTCCAACAAAGCTTTCACCTTCATGCTTAAGCATTTCATTGCAGAAGTAAGTAACTCCAAAGCCTGTAGCTTCAGGTCTTACTAAGCTTCCACCATAGGATAAGCCTTTTCCTGTTAAGACACCGTTTTCAAAAGCGCCTCTAATTCTTCTATATTGTCCATATAAATAACCTATTTCTCTTCCTCCAACACCGATATCACCTGCAGGAACGTCTACATCTGGTCCTATATGTCTATATAATTCTGTCATAAAGCTTTGGCAGAATCTCATTATTTCAGCATCTGACTTTCCTCTTGGATCGAAGTCTGACCCGCCTTTTCCTCCACCTATTGGAAGTCCAGTTAGGGAATTCTTTAATATTTGCTCAAAACCTAAGAACTTAATTATTCCAATATAAACTGATGGATGGAATCTAAGTCCTCCCTTGAAAGGTCCTATAACCCCATTAAACTGTACTCTGAAGCCACGGTTAACTTGAGTTCTACCATTATCATCTACCCATGGAACTCTAAACATTATTTGTCTTTCTGGCTCGCAGAATCTCTCAAGAAGATTTGCTTCGATATATTCAGGATGTTTTTCTAGAACAGGAGCTAGCGAATCTAAAACCTCTTCTACAGCTTGAATAAACTCAGGCTCGTTAGCATTTCTCTTCTTAACGTTTTCAATAACCTGTTCAATATAGGCCTTAGGACTTAAATTTTCATTAACCATTTTAAATTTCCTCCTTTTATTGGAACAGAGAGCAACTAACTCTATTCGTTCCTAAATGAATATAATATTGCATTTGTAGTAATAATTGAATGTTAAGTTGCTTACATAGATATAATATTCTATATAAATTGCAATATTCCTTCTTTTTTATAAAATTTTTTTATAAAATTTTATAAAAGGAAAGAGGATATTAGTTATCCTCTTCTTTTTCTACATATGAATACACTTTATATTCTTCCCAAATATTTTCTAATTCATTAAAAGTATTTGATATTTTTTGCTTTTCTTTCATACCCACAGCTATAATTAAAGCATTGATTACACTTAAAGGTGCAACAAGAGAGTCTACAAAGGATGCCATATTACTCTGTGCGATTAAGGTTACATCTGCTTTTGCTGCAAGAGGTGATAAAAGACTGTCTGTAA
The genomic region above belongs to Clostridium swellfunianum and contains:
- the gdhA gene encoding NADP-specific glutamate dehydrogenase gives rise to the protein MVNENLSPKAYIEQVIENVKKRNANEPEFIQAVEEVLDSLAPVLEKHPEYIEANLLERFCEPERQIMFRVPWVDDNGRTQVNRGFRVQFNGVIGPFKGGLRFHPSVYIGIIKFLGFEQILKNSLTGLPIGGGKGGSDFDPRGKSDAEIMRFCQSFMTELYRHIGPDVDVPAGDIGVGGREIGYLYGQYRRIRGAFENGVLTGKGLSYGGSLVRPEATGFGVTYFCNEMLKHEGESFVGKTVAISGFGNVAWGACRKIEQLGGKVVTLSGPDGYIYDPAGVTGEKIDYLAEMLKINKGARVKDYADKYGVEFFPGQKPWGVKADIVMPCAVQNDIQLEHAKQIVANGTKFVAEAANMPCTNEAVQYFLANGVIVGPAKAANAGGVATSALEMSQNSMRMAWTAEEVDAKLHQIMINIYNNCKNASENYGFGYNLVAGANIAGFVKVAEAMHAQGNY
- the cmk gene encoding (d)CMP kinase; protein product: MELRLSVAIDGPAGAGKSTIAKILAKRFNLMYINTGAMYRAVTLRAMEENIAPEDKERLLDLVDSLDMHFKNDDLILNNENISEQVCMPSISNNVSNYAAIPEVRERLVYLQQKMSEKYNVVMDGRDIGTVVLKDAPFKFYLTASAEERASRRYKEFCEKGIEVNYEELLEDIKRRDYIDSHREVNPLTKAEDAIEIDSSNLTIERVVDKMADYIISRTKL
- the aroH gene encoding chorismate mutase yields the protein MLSVRGATTISYNSEAEIKKASLELFEEMIKQNDINVDDITSIFFSCTRDITKAYPGKYVREAFNLNRTAIMHFNEMHVEGSLKLCIRVLILLDIKEKKDIKYIYLNEAKNLRKDLFDIK
- a CDS encoding NAD(P)/FAD-dependent oxidoreductase, producing the protein MSKVIVIGGGPAGMMAAIAASDKHEVILLEKNEKLGKKLFITGKGRCNITNAKEISEFFNYIPGNPYFLYSALYTYTNEDTIKFFEDLGVKLKVERGDRVFPTSDKSSDIIGAFQRELERRKIKVLLNSSVKKMIYENNKIKAVFLSNDKIINGDYFILCTGGMSYPRTGSTGEGLSFAKELGHNIVTPRPSLIPITSSEDWIKDLQGLSLKNVELSIVDSKGKSLFKDFGEMLFTHFGISGPLVLSASGVVRENLKLKAVIDLKPALGFDELDKRVQSDFAKYSNKDFRNSLDELLPKKLIDVVVRLSEIDEDKKVNLITREERKNLVKLLKNFTLSITGVRPIEEAIVTSGGIDTKEIDPSTMQSKVIENLYFAGEVIDVDAYTGGYNIQIALSTGFLAGSRVGE